The proteins below are encoded in one region of Xenopus laevis strain J_2021 chromosome 8L, Xenopus_laevis_v10.1, whole genome shotgun sequence:
- the sertad3.L gene encoding uncharacterized protein sertad3.L, with amino-acid sequence MPTRGIKRKLPEWEDIGMDGFLAFRPDSYPYVRQSLLNLSLEKFNKGRMMVEPSLRRYVLIANTLHIIQDEIRRENNYTSPVAEAGVNGAYDQALGDAVGVNATMENRFPLLAEELDNILPTMDDDFSVSAAIANILKELENVLDEGCPQNLQRLSLSQNLESKIAFGNSICPQNAQHQSSSIETVKDVLGREATLNSSSGCKEENKEIELITELVLSAACSETLQELPVAMDTSMLETASSKDLSNSSLVAAPVPMDTLVSKDMPTHSENMQQNSSETPLQCLKPKESVFGSFEIMSSSYLNDVSFDDPFSDIDTSVFEKEMPAIVGSSSRLSASEDCWFPSACNSPSFNSNQGIRDCNDLDNIIEILVGS; translated from the coding sequence ATGCCTACCCGGGGCATAAAAAGAAAACTTCCTGAATGGGAGGATATTGGCATGGATGGATTCTTGGCATTTCGTCCCGATTCCTATCCTTATGTTCGACAGTCCTTGCTAAACTTGTCACTGGAGAAGTTCAACAAGGGTCGTATGATGGTGGAGCCAAGTCTCAGACGCTATGTCCTTATCGCTAATACTCTTCATATTATCCAAGATGAGATCAGGAGGGAGAATAACTACACCTCTCCTGTGGCAGAGGCAGGAGTTAATGGTGCATATGACCAGGCCCTTGGAGATGCAGTAGGGGTGAATGCAACAATGGAAAATCGCTTCCCACTCCTAGCTGAAGAACTTGATAATATTTTACCAACTATGGATGATGATTTCTCTGTGTCTGCTGCCATTGCTAACATTCTGAAAGAGCTGGAGAATGTGCTGGATGAAGGTTGTCCTCAAAATCTCCAGCGTTTGTCACTCAGTCAAAATTTAGAGTCAAAAATTGCATTTGGAAACAGTATCTGTCCCCAAAATGCACAGCATCAAAGCAGCTCCATTGAAACAGTGAAGGATGTATTAGGCAGGGAGGCAACACTTAATTCTAGCTCAGGGTGCAAAGAAGAGAATAAAGAGATAGAGTTGATAACAGAATTGGTGTTGTCTGCTGCTTGTTCTGAAACTCTTCAAGAACTCCCGGTAGCTATGGACACATCAATGTTAGAGACAGCATCTTCTAAAGACTTGTCAAATAGTTCTCTTGTTGCGGCCCCTGTGCCCATGGACACTTTAGTCTCCAAAGATATGCCAACTCACTCTGAAAACATGCAGCAGAATTCTTCTGAAACACCTTTACAATGTTTAAAACCCAAGGAATCCGTTTTTGGAAGCTTTGAAATTATGAGTTCAAGCTACCTCAATGACGTCTCCTTCGATGACCCTTTTTCAGATATAGACACCTCCGTTTTTGAAAAAGAGATGCCTGCCATAGTTGGCTCCAGTAGCCGCCTCTCCGCTTCAGAAGACTGCTGGTTTCCATCTGCCTGTAATAGTCCATCTTTCAACTCCAACCAAGGTATCAGAGACTGCAATGACCTTGACAACATCATTGAGATTCTTGTAGGGTCCTGA